In one Culex quinquefasciatus strain JHB chromosome 2, VPISU_Cqui_1.0_pri_paternal, whole genome shotgun sequence genomic region, the following are encoded:
- the LOC6048095 gene encoding uncharacterized protein LOC6048095 — translation MTTTVTSQQVLNQLITSLPCALCRNHPPVNVHICPHCSELFCFRCIQDWIRQSRNRCAKCNGTLPASMLIKLRCLDIGTDRVDELGADLANLNIGAGSSGLIVGPPVAAPVDCHQTETRHVEVGRAEPVLGVPRAVEGTFTLRNVHGCRLAWVCSEHVVDELGFKWRLRIKVGKGREQQLGAFVELLYGEEGFYEVLLELQNVVPLALLVRDRIGHDAYVGVPNFLDKRTLPPGRFDLRFRYTIRPADFKAKVQIQQRLLNKRTSRTQRLKGNGDCFNYHIDNYSVTDLENPDYQQYTDQFGSVWKIGIHGNHEFADFELVLVSGIPGIFQLEADLGHPDGGCEKHTAFERNVQLNQRNFFNFHIRWNQLAEYGYAHGHEDVVKVRFVVSPLQVDLKQVVKATRANNDGESDDFSDEDTPNEYYYYSSSSFD, via the exons ATGACTACGACAGTAACCAGCCAGCAGGTCCTAAACCAGCTGATTACGAGTCTGCCCTGCGCGCTCTGCCGGAACCATCCGCCGGTCAACGTGCACATCTGCCCGCACTGCTCGGAACTGTTCTGCTTCCGGTGCATCCAGGACTGGATCCGTCAAAGCCGGAACCGGTGCGCCAAGTGCAACGGGACGCTGCCCGCGAGCATGCTGATCAAGCTGCGCTGTCTCGACATCGGAACGGACAGGGTGGACGAGCTGGGCGCGGATTTGGCCAACTTGAACATTGGTGCGGGGAGTTCCGGGTTGATTGTGGGACCGCCGGTTGCGGCGCCGGTCGATTGTCATCAGACTGAAACGCGACACGTTGAGGTGGGTAGAGCGGAACCGGTTTTGGGGGTGCCGAGAGCGGTTGAGGGAACCTTTACGCTGCGGAACGTTCACGGGTGTCGGTTGGCGTGGGTCTGCTCGGAACACGTCGTGGACGAGTTGGGCTTCAAGTGGCGGCTGAGGATCAAGGTCGGGAAGGGTCGGGAGCAACAGTTGGGCGCGTTTGTGGAGTTGCTGTACGGCGAGGAAGGGTTCTACGAGGTTCTGCTGGAGTTGCAGAACGTCGTTCCGTTGGCGTTACTGGTGCGGGACCGGATTGGCCACGATGCATACGTGGGCGTGCCGAACTTTTTGGACAAGCGAACGCTGCCGCCGGGAAGATTCGATCTGCGCTTCCGGTACACAATCCGTCCAGCGGATTTCAAAGCTAAAGTTCAGATTCAACAGCGATTGCTTAACAAACGAACAAGTCGAACGCAACGGCTTAAGGGCAACGGCGACTGCTTCAATTATCACATTGATAACTATTCTGTCACGGATTTGGAGAACCCCGACTATCAGCAGTACACGGACCAGTTTGGTTCCGTTTGGAAGATTGGCATCCACGGCAATCACGAATTTGCAGACTTTGAACTGGTGCTCGTTAGCGGCATTCCCGGAAT CTTTCAGCTTGAAGCCGACCTCGGCCACCCGGACGGTGGCTGCGAGAAGCACACCGCCTTCGAGCGGAACGTCCAGCTCAATCAGcgcaactttttcaactttcacATCCGCTGGAACCAGCTGGCGGAGTACGGGTACGCCCACGGGCACGAGGACGTGGTCAAGGTGCGGTTTGTCGTGAGTCCGCTGCAGGTCGACCTGAAGCAGGTGGTGAAAGCTACCAGGGCCAATAACGACGGCGAAAGTGACGACTTCAGTGATGAGGACACACCAAACGAGTACTATTACTATTCGTCGTCTTCGTTCGATTGA
- the LOC6048094 gene encoding oocyte zinc finger protein XlCOF6, producing the protein MKICRICMQGDEDRPLQSIFSEVDRVHLAETVAASCSLVLAAEDDGLPGQICAPCVRDVQQVATFRERARESDRKLRQVGASGGGDFEVVVVKTESIGEDDDDREGFNLAQSESDSEDDRPLKRRRRAKTSSSDEEEFTVIKVKRKSKQVESDSEDELDVKTLSMFEEVTLPESSYVCCSCYKHFDSVAALELHVEIHKRHVVKRTDCIYCEICKRKFKKESALNRHVAKVSALTKLYECVQCNVRFMNAAGRRMHAQRHPQKIEEKMKQEFGEIFCCVQNCSKSFTSEQLLIEHGHEAHRINKQAYELEDSTLKPIECPVCFKKFASEQLLRRHRRRNSQPLNHQCATCGLKFRTKDVLSFHELNHSEKKPFPCEICQKHFSSKNSLKVHQRSHSNDKPFICSTCGARFYQKAQLVTHEYTHQDGPLPFRCETCSKYCKTKNALRNHMRQHTGEKPYPCRHCSISFSNHTNRQRHEMNHTGNKPFACSFCDRKFTINRLKLEHECKHTGVKPFKCSFCEKSFIRKRFQLDHEATHTGEKPYRCELPSCNRTFSQQAPLRRHMVTHRTEGSAEFFPLNQQTPNVSILPSSSSV; encoded by the exons ATGAAGATCTGCCGGATCTGCATGCAGGGCGACGAGGACCGCCCCCTCCAGTCAATCTTCTCCGAAGTCGACCGCGTCCACCTTGCGGAAACGGTCGCCGCCAGCTGTTCGCTCGTGCTCGCCGCCGAGGACGACGGCCTGCCCGGGCAGATTTGCGCGCCGTGCGTGCGCGACGTCCAGCAGGTTGCGACGTTCCGAGAGCGGGCGCGCGAATCCGACCGCAAGCTGAGGCAGGTCGGTGCGTCTGGTGGAGGCGACTTTGAGGTGGTGGTCGTCAAGACGGAATCAATTGGGGAGGATGACGATGATCGGGAAGGCTTCAACTTGGCGCAATCCGAGTCGGATTCGGAAGATGATAGGCCACTGAAGCGACGGCGACGAGCGAAGACGTCGAGTTCCGACGAGGAGGAGTTTACTGTGATTAAGGTCAAACGGAAAAGTAAGCAAGTCGAGAGCGATTCCGAGGACGAGCTGGACGTCAAAACGCTGTCAATGTTCGAGGAGGTTACCCTGCCGGAAAGTAGCTATGTGTGTTGTAGCTGCTACAAGCACTTTGACAGCGTGGCCGCGCTTGAGCTGCATGTGGAAATTCACAAACGACACGTCGTTAAACGGACTGATTGCATTTATTGCGAGATCTGCAAGCGGAAATTTAAGAAAGAGTCAGCGCTGAACCGTCACGTGGCCAAGGTTAGCGCGCTCACCAAGCTGTACGAGTGTGTGCAATGCAACGTTCGTTTCATGAACGCCGCTGGACGGCGAATGCATGCCCAACGGCATCCGCAGAAGATTGAGGAGAAAATGAAGCAAGAATTTGGCGAGATTTTTTGTTGCGTTCAGAATTGCTCCAAGTCGTTCACTTCCGAGCAGTTGCTAATCGAGCATGGCCACGAGGCTCATCGGATCAACAAGCAAGCGTACGAGCTGGAAGACTCAACGCTGAAACCGATCGAATGTCCggtttgcttcaaaaagttcgCCTCTGAACAGTTGCTTAGGCGGCATCGTCGACGAAACTCGCAACCCTTGAACCATCAATGTGCCACGTGTGGTCTCAAGTTCCGCACCAAGGACGTCCTGTCCTTTCACGAGCTGAACCACTCCGAAAAGAAGCCATTCCCGTGCGAAATCTGCCAAAAGCACTTTTCCAGCAAAAATTCGCTCAAAGTCCACCAGCGTAGCCACTCGAACGATAAGCCCTTCATTTGTTCGACCTGCGGAGCCCGCTTTTACCAAAAGGCCCAACTCGTCACCCACGAGTACACCCACCAGGATGGACCGCTCCCGTTCCGGTGTGAAACCTGCTCCAAGTACTGCAAAACGAAGAACGCCCTCCGCAATCACATGCGCCAGCACACGGGCGAAAAGCCGTACCCTTGCCGGCACTGTTCAATCTCCTTTTCGAACCACACGAACCGCCAGCGGCACGAGATGAATCACACCGGGAACAAGCCATTTGCGTGCTCCTTCTGCGATCGGAAGTTTACGATCAACCGGCTGAAGCTGGAGCACGAGTGCAAACACACCGGCGTCAAGCCGTTCAAATGTAGCTTCTGCGAGAAGTCGTTCATCCGGAAGCGGTTCCAGCTGGACCACGAAGCTACCCATACAG gCGAGAAACCGTACCGCTGCGAACTTCCGTCCTGTAATCGAACGTTCAGTCAGCAGGCACCGCTCAGGAGGCACATGGTAACACACCGGACGGAAGGTAGTGCGGAATTCTTCCCATTGAATCAACAGACTCCGAATGTAAGCATACTGCCGTCTTCGTCGTCGGTTTGA
- the LOC6048097 gene encoding uncharacterized protein LOC6048097, whose protein sequence is MNICRVCMDQDGDDLMPIFSKLEDAFIANIIVECTSIQILEDDGLPTVICGACVDALKYFIGFIKKARESDRKLRKIFKPEGREGGKVGEGDGDGGEDWMPELQLAAVFADDMVEVKAELDSDGERLTAEVIHEDDGGGGGDSDWKEQESEEEKPKRRRGRRKKLESESEDGSSEEEVVVRRGRRGRKKSRADDFEEDSGGEDILDEKELAIYDVIEKGEDSWVCCACYFIFDSEEEVKEHGEKVHSKKRIVNSRKTFVCKICFRRYSTAYALRIHQRKTKEANKVYACTKCSARFVDQDRWRRRSHAHNHPRDKEASSSKVIVAQIPERVHEEYGRICCAQACYQSFATDELLIAHAHTAHKVNKVEQSLDNKDKPVECPVCFKRFNDEVALSRHQTRNYKPLSHQCSVCGLKVRGGEALITHERSHRNEKPFECVECRKNFSSKGSLKAHMMVHSGEKPFVCSICGWGFRRKRNLQVHVLSHSDNQPFQCEVCQKSFKAKVHLQYHMRTHTGEKPYPCRYCEKAFADHTNRQRHEMSHTGIKPYKCSYCDKTFIRKRFQVDHESSHTGVKPYRCEMCNRTFSQKSALRRHLDSHPLAPENAVALAAPSPMAPLSHHGSMSSPPPPLIMGEPGPSSAAMDYFQHPRNLSINMHHVFAYTKRVTWNCQRFPKQNTSVQNSADLKKMDQPGGPRRPKMCRVCRAPDNDDLITVQLVQEGVSVATMFLELTGIQVTADRNLPQNVCLACLERLRSAHLLRRQCLESDQLLRAELPVPATKEVEVETVPKVSTPPPQLDAPTGMFKLEIETLEIESEPEEVVEEEENELKFIVESVDEVEEEDDQTIDILTAEEQPDGQVKQSDVMYLNSYDESDYEIVYQGEHYDRIKFIVARCCGCSRRFPNKTELLEHGQAVHKAHNQKPAKRNFPHECPVCFRQFTSKRAVGDHRDQIDTDWFHCRECDLLVHSQRQIVGHLERVHGITELEGESEEDGDEKDGAALTLAAFDPSQYELTRTEFGFDLVEFTCWRCCGCLASFELREDFEQHSREQHLPERREDDGDRPYECNICFRRFEKRASLMIHKNGPKKRRVVCRICEGIFRGETTYRKHAMKEHGMVNDGEDVGDVSMQDVEFIEEPLEEEGQVQEISDGEEDDDDEDDEDREVTGKYSKYNSSKQRKEMGRVPWNLLRTVEELDGYNVVEILKERCCNCLQFFDSVEELHEHTQVHRQEALAEAACSSKPIKYQCEFCLKSFDLALVYVVHKRIREQRQFFQCRLCDFVIDSESRLKNHMLHNDQHAKFFNLIREDVSDRYYAASLPGTRCCGCGQYFDGEDALEEHSRAMHPKDPAKESTKRTHSCRICGKRCYNRSDVLIHQKKNGSTMRYYCKLCDFETANEPRMLKHLYSSIHNEAFPAIEVKKIEIGYKKAGVIRYCCFEGCHLPFHDHQKLFDHVDELHLAQKVRNLDAVDQQTGNRLQCDCCHLHFRTLTLLKQHQSGHQRPLKSYVCSVCGLAKPSKAALATHELRHTGARPYPCTVCDKRFSSTTILNSHMKCHAPKQYQCIECGEKFARSENLKRHIRHRHAEATFCCSYCPHKSKTREALNQHERSHTKEKPFECRSEGCQKRYASICDRRRHEMASHTGERPHQCDHCTASFVRKRQLTIHVRKHTGERPFVCLKCGKGFIDSALLKKHTC, encoded by the exons ATGAACATCTGCCGGGTGTGCATGGACCAGGACGGGGACGACCTGATGCCGATCTTCTCGAAGCTGGAGGACGCGTTTATTGCGAACATCATCGTGGAGTGCACCTCGATACAGATTCTGGAGGACGACGGGCTGCCGACGGTGATTTGCGGGGCGTGCGTGGACGCGCTCAAGTACTTTATCGGGTTCATCAAGAAGGCGCGCGAGTCGGACCGGAAGCTGCGGAAGATTTTCAAGCCGGAGGGGAGGGAGGGTGGGAAGGTGGGTGAGGGGGATGGGGATGGCGGGGAGGATTGGATGCCGGAGCTGCAGCTGGCGGCGGTTTTCGCGGACGACATGGTCGAGGTGAAGGCCGAGCTGGACTCGGACGGGGAGCGGTTGACGGCGGAGGTGATTCATGAGGATGATGGTGGGGGTGGTGGGGATAGTGATTGGAAGGAGCAGGAATCGGAGGAGGAGAAGCCGAAGAGGAGACGGGGTCGGAGGAAGAAGTTGGAATCGGAGTCGGAGGACGGGAGTTCGGAGGAGGAGGTGGTGGTTAGAAGGGGGAGAAGAGGGAGGAAGAAGTCACGGGCGGATGATTTCGAGGAAGATTCTGGAGGGGAGGACATCTTGGACGAGAAGGAGTTGGCCATTTACGATGTGATTGAGAAGGGGGAAGATTCCTGGGTTTGCTGCGCGTGTTATTTCATCTTTGACAGTGAGGAGGAGGTCAAGGAGCACGGCGAGAAGGTCCACAGCaagaaacggatcgtaaactcGAGAAAGACCTTCGTCTGTAAGATTTGCTTTCGGAGGTATTCGACGGCGTACGCGCTCCGGATTCATCAGCGAAAGACCAAGGAGGCGAATAAGGTTTACGCCTGTACCAAGTGTTCGGCCAGGTTCGTGGACCAGGACCGATGGCGTCGTCGTTCGCACGCCCACAATCATCCGCGGGATAAGGAAGCTTCCTCGTCGAAGGTCATCGTGGCGCAGATTCCCGAAAGGGTTCACGAAGAGTACGGCCGGATATGCTGCGCCCAGGCGTGCTACCAGTCGTTTGCGACGGACGAACTGCTTATCGCCCACGCCCACACGGCCCACAAGGTCAACAAGGTCGAGCAATCGCTGGACAACAAGGACAAGCCCGTTGAATGTCCGGTTTGCTTCAAGCGATTCAACGACGAAGTTGCACTGTCCAGGCATCAAACGCGCAACTACAAACCGCTCAGCCATCAATGTTCCGTCTGCGGGTTGAAGGTCCGGGGCGGGGAGGCCCTCATCACTCACGAACGGTCCCACCGGAACGAGAAACCCTTCGAGTGTGTCGAGTGCCGCAAGAACTTTTCCAGCAAGGGCAGCTTGAAGGCGCACATGATGGTCCACAGCGGGGAAAAACCATTTGTCTGCTCCATCTGCGGGTGGGGCTTCCGCCGGAAACGGAACCTGCAGGTGCACGTGCTGTCCCACTCGGACAACCAGCCGTTCCAGTGCGAAGTTTGCCAGAAGTCGTTCAAGGCGAAG GTTCATCTCCAGTATCATATGCGGACGCACACGGGTGAAAAGCCCTACCCTTGTCG ctACTGTGAAAAGGCATTTGCGGATCATACCAATCGACAGCGCCACGAAATGTCCCACACCG GAATCAAACCGTACAAATGCAGCTACTGCGACAAAACGTTCATCCGGAAGCGCTTCCAGGTCGACCACGAGAGCTCCCACACTGGCGTCAAGCCGTACCGCTGCGAGATGTGCAACCGGACGTTCAGCCAAAAGTCCGCCCTCCGCCGTCACCTCGATTCGCACCCGTTGGCGCCGGAGAATGCCGTCGCGTTGGCCGCACCCTCGCCGATGGCACCGCTGTCCCACCATGGTTCCATGTCCTCGCCACCGCCACCTCTAATCATGGGCGAGCCGGGACCCAGCAGTGCTGCGATGGACTACTTTCAGCATCCGCGCAATTTGAGCATCAACATGCACCACGTGT TTGCTTACACCAAGCGTGTAACTTGGAACTGTCAACGgtttccaaaacaaaacacaagTGTTCAAAATTCTGCAGATCTGAAAAAAATGGATCAACCCGGCGGTCCGCGACGTCCCAAGATGTGCCGCGTTTGCCGTGCTCCGGACAACGACGATCTCATCACGGTGCAGCTGGTGCAGGAAGGCGTCTCCGTCGCCACCATGTTTCTCGAGCTGACGGGAATTCAG GTCACAGCGGACCGTAACCTACCCCAGAACGTGTGTCTCGCGTGTTTGGAGCGACTTCGCAGCGCACACCTGCTACGCCGCCAATGTCTCGAATCGGACCAGTTGCTGCGGGCTGAACTTCCGGTTCCCGCTACGAAGGAGGTTGAGGTTGAAACTGTGCCGAAGGTGTCGACACCACCACCTCAGTTAGACGCACCCACGGGGATGTTCAAGCTGGAAATCGAAACGCTCGAGATTGAGTCGGAACCGGAAGAGGTTGTGGAGGAGGAGGAAAACGAGTTGAAGTTCATCGTCGAGAGTGTGGACGAAGTGGAAGAGGAGGACGACCAAACGATTGACATTTTAACGGCGGAGGAGCAACCGGACGGGCAGGTCAAGCAATCGGATGTGATGTATTTGAACAGCTACGACGAGTCGGATTACGAGATTGTCTACCAGGGGGAACACTACGACCGGATCAAGTTCATCGTGGCGCGATGCTGCGGTTGTTCGAGGCGGTTTCCAAACAAAACGGAACTGCTTGAGCATGGTCAGGCGGTGCACAAGGCGCACAATCAGAAGCCAGCGAAGCGAAACTTTCCCCACGAGTGTCCGGTTTGCTTCCGGCAGTTTACGAGCAAGCGTGCGGTTGGGGATCATCGCGACCAGATCGACACGGACTGGTTCCACTGTCGGGAGTGTGACCTGCTGGTGCACAGCCAGCGACAAATCGTGGGTCATTTGGAGCGGGTTCATGGCATTACGGAGCTGGAGGGTGAGAGTGAAGAAGATGGAGACGAGAAGGACGGTGCGGCGTTGACGCTGGCAGCGTTCGACCCGAGTCAGTACGAGCTGACGCGCACCGAGTTCGGGTTCGATCTTGTGGAGTTTACCTGTTGGCGGTGCTGCGGATGTTTGGCAAGTTTTGAGCTGCGGGAGGATTTCGAGCAGCACTCGCGCGAGCAGCATCTGCCGGAGCGAAGGGAGGATGACGGAGATCGGCCGTACGAGTGCAACATTTGCTTTAGGAGGTTCGAGAAACGGGCGTCGTTGATGATTCACAAAAATGGGCCGAAGAAGCGGCGCGTGGTTTGTCGGATTTGCGAGGGGATCTTCCGGGGGGAGACGACCTACCGGAAGCATGCGATGAAGGAGCACGGGATGGTGAACGATGGTGAAGACGTCGGAGATGTCAGCATGCAGGACGTGGAGTTTATCGAGGAACCGCTGGAAGAGGAGGGTCAGGTTCAGGAGATTAGCGATGGCGAggaggatgatgatgatgaggacGACGAAGATCGGGAAGTGACGGGCAAGTACAGCAAGTACAACTCGAGCAAGCAGCGCAAGGAGATGGGACGGGTGCCGTGGAATCTGCTACGGACGGTTGAGGAGCTGGACGGGTACAACGTGGTGGAGATCTTGAAGGAGCGTTGCTGcaactgtttgcagtttttcgattcgGTTGAGGAACTTCACGAGCACACGCAAGTCCACCGGCAGGAAGCCCTAGCGGAAGCAGCTTGTTCCAGCAAACCGATCAAGTACCAGTGCGAGTTCTGCTTGAAGAGCTTCGACCTGGCCCTGGTCTACGTGGTTCACAAGCGGATTCGCGAACAGCGCCAGTTCTTCCAGTGTCGGTTGTGTGATTTCGTGATTGATTCCGAGTCCCGGCTGAAGAACCACATGCTGCACAACGATCAGCACGCCAAGTTCTTCAACCTGATCCGGGAGGACGTCAGCGATCGGTACTACGCGGCCAGTCTGCCAGGCACGCGATGTTGCGGCTGTGGTCAGTACTTTGACGGCGAGGACGCGCTGGAGGAACATTCCCGGGCGATGCACCCGAAAGATCCGGCCAAGGAGAGTACGAAGCGAACGCATAGTTGTAGGATTTGCGGCAAGCGTTGTTATAACCGCTCAGACGTGCTGATTCACCAGAAAAAGAACGGATCAACGATGCGGTACTACTGTAAGCTGTGCGACTTTGAAACGGCCAACGAACCTCGGATGTTGAAGCACCTATACAGTTCGATCCACAACGAAGCGTTCCCAGCGATTGAGGTGAAGAAGATCGAGATTGGCTACAAAAAGGCCGGAGTTATTCGGTACTGCTGCTTCGAAGGGTGTCATCTCCCGTTCCACGACCACCAGAAGTTGTTTGACCACGTTGACGAGCTTCATCTAGCGCAAAAGGTTCGCAACTTGGACGCGGTTGATCAGCAAACCGGGAACCGACTACAGTGCGACTGTTGCCACCTGCACTTTCGAACGCTAACCCTGCTCAAGCAGCACCAAAGTGGCCACCAGCGACCGCTCAAAAGTTACGTCTGTTCCGTTTGTGGCCTCGCCAAACCAAGCAAAGCCGCCCTCGCCACCCACGAACTCCGTCACACCGGCGCGCGTCCCTACCCGTGCACCGTCTGCGACAAACGCTTCTCCTCGACGACCATCCTGAACTCGCACATGAAGTGCCACGCCCCGAAGCAGTACCAGTGTATCGAATGCGGAGAAAAGTTTGCCCGCAGCGAGAACCTCAAGCGCCACATCCGGCACCGGCACGCCGAAGCCACCTTCTGCTGCAGCTACTGTCCGCACAAGTCCAAGACCCGCGAAGCGCTGAACCAGCACGAGCGTTCGCACACCAAAGAGAAACCCTTCGAGTGCCGCTCCGAGGGCTGTCAAAAGCGGTACGCCAGCATCTGTGACCGGAGACGGCACGAAATGGCCAGCCACACTGGCGAGAGACCCCACCAGTGTGACCACTGCACGGCTTCCTTTGTCCGCAAACGGCAACTTACGATTCACGTTCGAAAGCACACCGGAGAGCGGCCCTTTGTGTGCTTAAAGTGTGGCAAAGGCTTCATCGATTCGGCACTGCTGAAGAAACACACCTGCTAG
- the LOC119766607 gene encoding uncharacterized protein LOC119766607 gives MSGRGIRTCRVCRKRSAEHPRLAFISLNFRGADVASESLAGMFTFVTGIPVSAHSDHMPRDICTYCMQQLRACYKFRKLCMESDQILRNAPPEEEKPSSSRGSGGGDELAVSSLDKYDESFYQIVQDKLCYMELNFVALRCCGCREAFASEEQLQQHSRDVHRKGQLKLEPHQCSICFATFSYEAALELHQSTALENLFCCRFCRRIFETKLVLFGHLRVQHQRQECDLERSMDNTSPVQQEFAMGHSIFDAEPTPSRGPFLQVAQVQSLAGLGWSDTFNLGYCELTPELTMNQLHPSQYKVVEQTETFSIIEFTWHRCCACTHMFATKTDLDIHCTEEHRKQYVPHDSSYGVLKPFMCEQCWRRFKKKSLLGLHQKFNRKKIYSCNQCLHVFLGGPAFEKHLPGCRTGGEDTNQLQQPHPLWAEQFVTGDQQGGDDGGETSYNDGQIMLVDVKEEQDDDDDVYILND, from the coding sequence ATGTCGGGTCGTGGCATCCGGACGTGTCGCGTTTGCCGGAAGCGCAGCGCCGAGCACCCCCGGCTGGCGTTCATCTCGCTCAACTTTCGCGGCGCCGACGTCGCGTCCGAGTCGCTCGCCGGAATGTTTACGTTCGTGACGGGGATCCCGGTGAGCGCCCACAGTGACCACATGCCGCGGGACATTTGCACGTACTGCATGCAGCAGCTGCGCGCCTGCTACAAGTTCCGGAAGCTGTGCATGGAGTCGGACCAGATCTTGCGGAATGCGCCGCCGGAGGAAGAGAAGCCGTCTAGTAGTAGAGGAAGTGGAGGAGGTGATGAGTTGGCCGTGTCCTCGCTGGACAAGTACGACGAGTCGTTTTACCAGATCGTTCAGGATAAGCTGTGCTACATGGAGTTGAACTTTGTGGCGTTGAGATGTTGCGGATGTCGCGAAGCGTTTGCTTCGGAGGAACAGCTACAGCAACACTCTCGGGATGTTCACCGGAAGGGTCAGTTGAAGTTGGAGCCGCACCAGTGTTCGATCTGTTTTGCCACGTTTTCGTACGAAGCTGCGTTGGAGTTGCACCAGTCGACGGCGCTGGAGAATCTGTTTTGCTGTCGGTTCTGCCGGAGGATCTTCGAGACGAAGCTGGTGCTGTTTGGCCATTTGCGAGTTCAGCATCAGCGTCAGGAGTGCGATCTGGAGCGGAGCATGGACAACACCAGTCCGGTGCAGCAGGAATTTGCCATGGGTCACAGTATCTTCGACGCGGAACCGACGCCATCAAGAGGTCCCTTTTTGCAGGTCGCTCAAGTGCAGTCGCTGGCCGGACTGGGTTGGTCCGATACCTTTAACTTGGGCTATTGCGAGCTAACGCCGGAGTTGACGATGAACCAGCTGCATCCATCCCAGTACAAAGTGGTCGAGCAAACGGAGACGTTCAGCATCATCGAGTTTACGTGGCACCGGTGCTGTGCCTGCACCCACATGTTTGCCACCAAGACCGATCTGGACATTCACTGCACCGAGGAGCACCGCAAGCAGTACGTTCCGCACGACTCTTCCTACGGCGTGCTGAAGCCGTTCATGTGCGAGCAGTGCTGGCGTCGGTTCAAGAAGAAGAGCCTCCTCGGACTTCACCAGAAGTTCAACCGGAAGAAGATTTACTCGTGCAACCAGTGCCTGCACGTCTTCCTTGGTGGTCCGGCGTTCGAGAAGCATCTGCCAGGGTGTAGAACTGGTGGAGAGGACACGAACCAACTGCAGCAGCCCCATCCGCTTTGGGCGGAACAGTTTGTAACGGGCGATCAACAGGGCGGTGACGACGGTGGCGAGACTTCGTACAACGACGGCCAGATCATGCTCGTGGATGTAAAGGAGGaacaggacgacgacgacgacgtgtaCATCCTGAACGATTAG